GACGGCTGGCTGCCGGGGGagccctgccccgggcggggctgccggtgccgggCGAGCATCCCGGTGCCGGAGCATCTCCCGGGAGGGGGGGGCGGTGTGGGAAGAGGGCCGATCCcggaggggagccggggggggggtgcagagggCCGGGCCTGGGTCGGTACTCACATCTCCAGCCCGCGTCCCCGCTGCCGAAGAGCGTcatccccccgcagccccggcggccccggcagccccggccccgcagcccccgcagccccgccgctccGGCCCGAGCGCGCCGCCACCGGGCCCTACCACcgccggccggggagggggggaccgcGGGCCGCACCACTGCCGCACGGCGCGGGGGGGGGAGCCGCCACGCCCCGCCACGCCCGCGCCACGCCCGCGCcacgcccccctcccccgggcgCAGCCCTGCTCTATTGCAGCAgcgctgcctgtccctgcctgcacgCACTgctgccggcagcgcggggccgggggctcgcCCTTCCCCCTGGTTGTGGCTGTACGGACGGGGCTGCCGTGCTGGACCACCCCCatcctcaccctcaccctcaccaTCACCACATCCTCATccgcatccccatccccatccccatcctcatcccatccccatcccatccccatcctcatccccatccccatccccatccccatcctcatcccatccccatccccatcctcatcccatccccatccccatccccatccccatccccatcctcatcccatccccatcctcatccccatccccatcctcatccccatcctcatcccatccccatccccatccccatccccatccccatccccatcctcatcccatccccatcctcatcctcatccccatccccacccgcatccccaccccacccccatccTCACGCCCACCCCCGGCTGGGGCGGGCTGTCCGGAAGGGAGGACGGCAGCCGCGGGAGGtgcctccccagctctgcagcggGAAGGTCCCCGCAGGGTGCCAGCTTGGGGCCGGCAGTGCCGTGTCCCCTCCAGAGGCACCCAACACCCACCGGCGCTGGGGGCACAGGCTTGCACCCAGCACGTGGGGTGCCACGGCTTGGGGCCGTCCTGGGGCTGGAAGAAGCAACTTTTGGCTAAGGCCACCCCTCCAAAAcatccccagggtgctggggacacgaGCTCGGCCAGGAGCTGGTCCTGCCTCCTCCAACcccagcacctgctccagggatGGAGCTGGAGGTACCACCCAGCGCGGGCAGGATGCGGGCCATGGCAGAGCGAGAGCCTGGTGGGTCTGGGGGAAGACAAGAAGACAAACGGCTCTTCCCGAGGGAGAGGAGGTCTTTATTAACCCCGGCAGATGGGGAGGGACCGGGTGATGGTGAGGAACCGGGTGATGATGCAGGACCAGGTGATGGTGAGGAACCCGCGGTGCCAGGCTCGGAGCTGAGCCCAGCCCTCACCCTGAGGTCTGCGCCCCCCAGAAGCCCCCCTTGGCTCCCCATCGCATCGGGACCGCAGTCCGGACACAGCCCAGCTGCCAGTTCAGGAGGAGGGTGCTGTTGGACCCGGCTGTTGCGGGGGCACCTCCCTGGGGGCTGTCACAGCGCCACGGTGACAGAGGAAGGTGAGGGGCAGAAGACGACGCTGCGTCGGGGATGCTGACGTAGAGCACGCGCCCTTCTCGCCAGGTCCCAGCGCCAAGGGGTCCCCTCAGCCCCGTCCCCTGTTTGGGGGGGTCCTCCTGAGCCATGGTCCGGGCTTGGCACGGCACCGGCGTCCCCCTGAGCCATGGGCTCGGCACAGCAGCCAGCGCTGGCCggtgcccggggctgccggctcAGGGGTCCCGCTGCCACAGGGAGATGTGCTCCTGGGCTGTGACGGGATGCGGAGAGTCAGTGCCCCCCGCGCCAGGAAGGGGtccgggcagggctggcagcagggcacagACCCGGCAGAGCCAGGAGCCAGCACCACCGGGGCTCAGCACCCCCGGGAAGGTGCGGGAGGGCTCCCGGCCGCTCACTCACCGAACTGGCAGATGTACCGGTTTCGGGTCTTGCAGCGCTGGTCGTTCCAGTTGAAGGCAGCCGACGCTTGCATCTCCACGCAGTTCCCAAACCTGCGCCCCGGCAGGAGGGTGCTGAAGCCAGCCAGCGCGGTGGCACAGCGGTGACGCCGCGCAGAGGTCGGGTGTCCTCTGGATCCAGCGGGCACTTACCCCTGGTTGTCCGGCTGCCCGaaagcgaagctggtgaaggaggaCGGCTCGCCCACGTCCCAGCGGAAGGAAGCCTTGGACGTCTTGTAGGTGAGACCTGGCGGAGCAGGAGACGGGGTGGCACATCCACCCGCAGCCTGggcaccccgcaccctgcccgcTGCCGTCACTCACCGATCCAGAAGTTCCCGGTCTCGAAATCGGTGTCTGTCACCCTGTTACCGGTCTCCAAGCGGCTGAGGTAGAAAGCCAGGATGTCCTGGACCTTCTGGTTTCCGATCTGGGCCAGCATCGCCCCTTTCTCCTGCGGAGTCAGCCCCAAACCCGTGGCCCAGACCCACGCCAGGCAGCGGAGAGATGCCCGGGGGGACAATGAGCACGGGTGGCATTTTTCAGCTGCAAAGAGATGGCCGGAGCGGCCCGGGGGCTCACCTGGCACTTGATTTTGGCCCCGTAGTAGGTGTCGGCCTCGGGGGACACCATGAAGCAGTCGCCGTCTATCCGCACGTCGCAGGCGTGGAAAGGGAACCGAATCTTCGCTGGGGACACAGGCAGGCGCAGGTGGGTCCCTGCGCCGGCAGAGCCGGGCCCACCGGAGGACCCTTAGCCCCGCGCCGGGGGTCCCTGCCTGCAGATccccgctgccgccccgaagcAGCGCGGGCGGGCGCAGACTCACTGCCGCACTCGGCTCCGCCGTAGCCGACGTCGCAGAGGCAGGAGCACTCCTCCTTCCTGAACTTCCCGTGGAGGCACTGCCCGCTGCACCTCACTGCGGGCAAGGCGCTGCGTTAGCTGGCGGAGGGCTCGGCGGGGGCCTTGCGCTGCACTGCTAACGCATGCGAGGAGCTGACCTGGTGCACGCACGTGCTGCACCACTGCACGCAGGCAGGTACCGAGCAGACCATGAATGCTGTACCCACCATGCCCATGCATGCGCTGCACTGACCCTGTGCCTGCATGCACTGCACGCACATGCACTGCGCCAGCCATGCACTCGCATGCACTGCGCTGGACCTGTGCACACATGCACTGCACCGACACTGCACATGCATGCACTGTACTGTCCATGCACACGCATGCGCTGCACCTACCCTGTGCATGCATGCACTGACCTTGTGCATGCATGCACTACACCAGCCATGCAAACACACGCAGTGCACTGACCCTGCATGTGCATGCACTGTACTGtccatgcacacacatgcactgcACCAACCCTATGCATGCCTGCATTGCACTGgccatgcacatgcatgcactgCACCAACCCTGTGCACACATGCGCTGCACTGACactgcacacacatgcactgCACCCACCCTGTGCACGCATGCATTGCACAGGCCATGCACACGCATGCGCTGCACCAACCCTTTGCACGCATGCACTGCGCTGGCCATGCACATGCATCCCCAGAGGCGAGGGGAGGCAGGGGTTGTGCGGGTGCCCCTCTCACCTTGGCAGTACCTGCCCGTGTAGCCGGGGGGACAGGCGCACTGGCAGCTGCTCATGTCGAGGCGCCCGCTGTTCCTGCAGCTCATGCGACAGGGGTTCCTGGGCACCTCTGGGCGCAGCAGAGAGGCGGCGCGGGCGTCAAGGGCTGCGGCATGGCCGGGGGGCCGcgcaggggccggggggccggcggggacTCACCGCAGAGCCCGCCACCGTGGTCCCAGGACTTGAAGCAGCCGGAGAGGCCGGCGGTGCAGAGGGAGCACCAGGGCCCCTGCTTGTAGGGCAGGACGGGCGTCCCCGCCACCTCCCAGTTGCCCCTGTGCCCgcaggcagctggaggtggtggcCCCGCCTggcccagccccctgccccgcccaCACAGCCAAGCCACACCCCTTTCTGGGGCAAGGCCCCGCCCACACCGCCGAGCCCCATCCACTTCCAAAGCACAGCCCCGCCTGCATTTCTCAGCCACGCCCACTTCCAGGGCTCAACCCCGCCCACATTTCCCAGCCACGCCCACTTACAGGGCTCAGCCCCGCCCACAGCGCACAGCCCCACCCGCTGCCAGCGCAAGGCCACACCCACATTCCCAGCCTCCACGGCAAGGCTCCGCCCCCACGCCCTCACCATGCACCCACATAGGCCAGCCCCCACCCCCTCGG
This Calonectris borealis chromosome 12, bCalBor7.hap1.2, whole genome shotgun sequence DNA region includes the following protein-coding sequences:
- the LOC142087109 gene encoding C-type lectin domain family 18 member A-like; translated protein: MKLLVLLVCNLLAWRVGETGSDAPEKFSVLAPGALSMKETFLVLSLHNKLRSKVQPPAANMQKLEWSEELGRLAGARAAGCLEGPAPPPAPQLGWSEALLPAGAGGFGAVLERWFAEGQRYDYGTGRCASNATCRHYTQLVWATAGRLGCGRHLCTGGHGPREAFACAYSPGGNWEVAGTPVLPYKQGPWCSLCTAGLSGCFKSWDHGGGLCEVPRNPCRMSCRNSGRLDMSSCQCACPPGYTGRYCQVRCSGQCLHGKFRKEECSCLCDVGYGGAECGTKIRFPFHACDVRIDGDCFMVSPEADTYYGAKIKCQEKGAMLAQIGNQKVQDILAFYLSRLETGNRVTDTDFETGNFWIGLTYKTSKASFRWDVGEPSSFTSFAFGQPDNQGFGNCVEMQASAAFNWNDQRCKTRNRYICQFAQEHISLWQRDP